The following are encoded together in the Candidatus Kryptoniota bacterium genome:
- a CDS encoding FmdB family zinc ribbon protein, producing MPTYEYKCESCSKTFEEIQSMTDDPLTTCPKCGGKVQRLISSGVGLIFKGSGFYLTDYKKSSASPAGSNGESKPKTKAPAEKPAVAKTKSTKKSD from the coding sequence ATGCCAACCTACGAATACAAGTGCGAGAGTTGCAGCAAAACTTTTGAAGAGATTCAATCGATGACGGATGATCCGCTGACCACCTGTCCGAAGTGCGGTGGAAAAGTGCAGAGACTCATAAGTTCGGGCGTCGGCCTCATATTTAAGGGCTCGGGATTTTACCTGACAGATTATAAAAAATCCAGCGCGTCTCCGGCAGGCAGCAACGGGGAATCAAAACCGAAAACAAAGGCGCCTGCCGAAAAGCCAGCGGTTGCGAAAACCAAGTCTACAAAGAAGTCGGATTAG
- the fmt gene encoding methionyl-tRNA formyltransferase yields the protein MKIVFMGTPEFAIPSLKAIAATGHRLVAVVTNTDEPQGRGLKVTPPPVKIAAAEIGVPVIQVSSLRDPEFADRLRSLEPDVIVVVAFRILPKEIFTIAKKGTFNLHASLLPKYRGAAPINWAIVKGERETGVTTFFLDEKIDTGKIILQRRTEIGTDDTAGELADRLSKIGADAVVDTLDLIERNQVSIIEQDDAKATKAPKISKENCLIDWSKPAEDVHNFIRGFSPEPGAFTYLQNRMAKIIRARIAERPAHGAVGELQTDSGKLNVVCGDGAVEILEIQMEGKKKLRSVEFLRGARITPATVFSNKR from the coding sequence ATGAAAATCGTTTTCATGGGTACGCCGGAGTTTGCAATCCCCTCGTTAAAAGCCATAGCGGCGACGGGTCATCGACTCGTTGCGGTCGTCACAAATACAGATGAGCCGCAGGGGAGAGGTTTGAAAGTAACCCCCCCGCCCGTGAAGATTGCTGCAGCCGAAATCGGTGTGCCGGTCATTCAGGTTTCGTCGTTGCGAGATCCCGAATTTGCCGACCGGCTAAGGAGCCTTGAGCCGGATGTCATAGTGGTTGTAGCTTTTCGAATATTGCCGAAGGAGATCTTTACAATAGCGAAGAAGGGTACATTCAACCTTCATGCGTCGCTTTTGCCGAAGTACAGAGGAGCTGCGCCCATCAATTGGGCAATTGTAAAAGGCGAACGAGAGACCGGAGTGACGACATTCTTTCTCGATGAGAAAATCGACACAGGGAAGATAATTCTCCAGCGAAGGACGGAAATTGGAACGGATGATACCGCCGGTGAGCTCGCCGACCGTCTTTCGAAAATTGGCGCTGACGCCGTGGTGGACACGCTTGATTTGATAGAGCGGAATCAGGTTAGCATAATCGAGCAGGACGATGCTAAAGCCACAAAAGCTCCCAAGATTTCAAAAGAGAATTGCCTGATCGATTGGTCGAAGCCTGCCGAAGACGTTCACAATTTCATACGCGGGTTTTCGCCAGAACCTGGAGCATTTACATATCTCCAGAACAGGATGGCGAAAATCATAAGGGCTCGTATCGCCGAACGACCCGCTCACGGCGCTGTTGGAGAATTGCAAACGGATTCCGGAAAGCTCAATGTGGTTTGTGGCGACGGAGCGGTGGAGATTCTTGAAATTCAAATGGAGGGGAAGAAAAAATTGCGTTCGGTCGAATTCCTCAGAGGGGCGCGAATTACTCCAGCGACAGTATTCTCAAATAAGAGATAG
- a CDS encoding rhodanese-like domain-containing protein, translating to MVDQKSGRSDAISVHELKDRLDKGEKITILDVREKSEFQICNIGGILIPLRQLPEKMSELDAEGETVVICHSGNRSLMAVRFLQSAGFQNVKNLTGGIDAWARFIDPAMRRY from the coding sequence ATGGTTGATCAAAAGAGCGGAAGAAGCGATGCAATTTCGGTACACGAATTAAAGGATCGGCTCGATAAAGGAGAGAAGATCACAATACTGGATGTCCGCGAAAAGTCCGAATTTCAAATTTGCAATATCGGAGGAATCCTGATTCCTCTCAGACAACTTCCTGAGAAGATGAGCGAGCTCGACGCCGAAGGAGAGACCGTCGTCATTTGCCATTCCGGGAACAGGAGTCTGATGGCAGTTAGGTTTCTTCAAAGCGCGGGGTTTCAAAACGTCAAGAATCTCACGGGCGGAATAGACGCGTGGGCAAGATTTATCGATCCTGCCATGCGCAGATATTGA
- a CDS encoding ABC transporter permease, with product MISNYLKIAVRNILRSKSLSAINVVGLSVGIAAFFLIFSYVYNEMNYDSFQRNASDIYRIYTVTKAPGNATERYFAVTPDPLPKALLNDYPGMFKVARLFFNEFWITSGNRSFKELVYCSAPSFFDVFSFNLLEGDRGSALNNPNSVVISKQFAQKIFASAEPMGQVLKINNTDFMVTGVLDDFPVNSSIMFDVLIPTKFRQKVDPGFEDKWYSMGTHTFISFTGKMTPDELRDQFPRIIAKYVPDFVKTGGFSLVLEPLESIHLHTGIEYDIVPPSSRTFLLVLMLIAISILLISCVNFTNISISRHTERIKEIGMRKVLGAQRSQVVVQFLCESILMSFVSLMIGIGLAEISLDQFRNLTGKEISISPFLTMPNILVIGAFGIFVGLIAGSYPALVLSKHMPAEVLEKHAAGRSKSTARNILVVGQFVIAAVLVTSVFLISQQVGFMKSYDMGFQPDNIVAVPVETEAEAGQYEKIKSFFNLISSNESTHGILSVAMSENIPGDHFNNTFGIVPVGANDKEAIQMVVSSMDENFVDTYRIRIIDGRNFSLAFATDKSDAVIINQSAARALGWTSAVGKKICYIHEHYPLTVIGVIKDINFQSLQNPMEPMVYRYAAGGYENTAVSLRLDPSRISEGLSFIRENWAKVFPMFPFDYFFVKDKYTAAYLPEEKMETIVEVFSGLAIFLAGLGLFGLSSLKVTQRTREIGVRKILGAGLSDILGLFAKEFLTLVLIANLIAVPVSYLVLNKWLQDFAYRTEISVWIFILSTVLALAIAFVTVASHAFRIFTVNPAEVIRRE from the coding sequence ATGATAAGCAATTACCTGAAAATCGCAGTCAGGAATATTCTAAGATCGAAATCTCTCTCGGCCATCAATGTCGTCGGCCTATCAGTCGGCATCGCCGCGTTCTTCCTGATCTTCTCATATGTGTATAATGAAATGAATTACGATTCATTCCAAAGGAACGCGTCCGACATTTACAGGATTTATACCGTGACAAAAGCGCCCGGCAACGCAACTGAAAGATATTTCGCGGTAACGCCCGATCCTCTTCCAAAAGCTCTGCTGAATGACTATCCCGGGATGTTCAAAGTTGCGCGACTCTTCTTCAATGAGTTCTGGATTACATCCGGCAACAGATCATTCAAGGAGCTGGTCTATTGCAGCGCCCCATCGTTCTTCGACGTATTTAGTTTCAATTTGCTCGAAGGAGATCGCGGCTCCGCACTTAACAATCCCAATTCGGTTGTGATCAGTAAACAGTTCGCACAAAAGATTTTCGCGAGTGCTGAACCGATGGGACAGGTTCTGAAGATAAACAACACCGATTTCATGGTCACGGGGGTGCTGGACGATTTTCCGGTTAACTCGAGCATCATGTTTGATGTTCTCATCCCGACAAAGTTCAGGCAAAAAGTCGATCCCGGATTTGAAGATAAGTGGTATTCGATGGGGACACACACTTTCATATCCTTTACAGGGAAGATGACCCCCGACGAACTACGCGACCAATTTCCAAGGATAATCGCCAAGTATGTGCCTGATTTCGTGAAGACCGGAGGTTTCAGTCTGGTTCTCGAGCCTCTGGAAAGTATTCATCTTCATACCGGAATTGAGTACGACATTGTGCCACCCAGCTCGAGGACATTTCTGCTGGTCCTTATGCTTATCGCAATTTCCATACTTCTCATCTCATGTGTGAACTTCACGAATATTTCGATTTCCCGTCACACGGAACGGATTAAGGAAATTGGAATGAGGAAAGTGCTCGGTGCACAGAGAAGCCAGGTCGTCGTTCAATTTCTTTGCGAATCGATACTCATGAGTTTCGTTTCTCTGATGATAGGAATCGGACTGGCAGAAATATCTTTGGATCAATTCAGAAATCTGACAGGCAAGGAAATTTCCATATCTCCTTTTCTTACGATGCCGAATATCCTCGTCATCGGCGCCTTCGGGATATTTGTCGGACTAATAGCAGGAAGTTATCCGGCCCTTGTCCTGTCGAAACACATGCCTGCCGAGGTTCTCGAGAAGCATGCGGCTGGAAGAAGCAAAAGCACAGCCCGAAATATTTTGGTTGTGGGACAATTCGTGATAGCGGCTGTTTTGGTGACGAGTGTGTTCCTCATCTCGCAGCAGGTTGGATTCATGAAAAGTTATGACATGGGATTCCAGCCGGATAATATTGTGGCAGTTCCTGTGGAGACTGAAGCGGAAGCCGGACAATATGAGAAAATTAAGAGCTTCTTCAACTTGATTAGCTCGAACGAGTCGACTCACGGGATATTGTCGGTAGCGATGTCGGAGAACATACCAGGCGATCATTTCAATAATACCTTCGGGATTGTGCCGGTTGGAGCGAACGACAAGGAGGCGATTCAAATGGTTGTGTCCTCCATGGATGAGAATTTTGTGGACACGTACAGGATCAGGATCATTGACGGGAGGAATTTTTCGCTAGCGTTTGCCACTGATAAGTCCGACGCCGTTATCATCAATCAGAGTGCTGCAAGAGCTCTTGGATGGACAAGTGCCGTGGGGAAGAAGATCTGTTACATCCATGAGCATTATCCGTTGACGGTAATCGGCGTCATAAAGGACATAAATTTTCAGTCGCTGCAGAATCCTATGGAGCCCATGGTCTACAGGTACGCCGCGGGCGGTTATGAGAATACTGCAGTGTCGTTGAGACTGGATCCATCACGAATCAGCGAGGGACTTAGCTTTATCAGGGAAAATTGGGCTAAAGTCTTCCCGATGTTCCCCTTTGATTATTTTTTTGTAAAGGACAAATATACTGCGGCGTACCTTCCCGAGGAGAAGATGGAAACTATTGTCGAGGTATTCTCCGGGCTTGCCATATTTCTTGCGGGACTGGGATTGTTCGGTTTGTCTTCGCTCAAGGTGACCCAGCGGACCAGAGAGATAGGGGTTCGAAAGATACTCGGCGCGGGTTTATCCGATATACTTGGACTATTCGCGAAGGAATTTCTGACGCTTGTCCTCATCGCGAATCTAATCGCTGTCCCGGTTTCATATCTTGTTTTGAACAAATGGCTTCAGGATTTTGCGTACCGGACAGAAATCAGTGTTTGGATCTTCATCCTCTCTACTGTCTTAGCGCTGGCAATTGCTTTCGTGACTGTAGCCTCCCACGCGTTCAGGATCTTTACAGTGAACCCGGCGGAAGTAATACGGCGTGAGTGA